TTCGCCGGCGCGCTGGCCGTGTGCTTCGCGCTGGAGCGCATGGCGCGCTGGCTGGCGCCGGGTTCGATCGCCGCGCTGCTGCTGTGCGGCCTGGCGATCCAGGCCCTGACCTTCGCGATCGTCGGCCTGTGCAGCTTCATCGCCAGCGACGAGCAGCTGCGCGCGATCAACTTCTGGACCCTGGGCTCGATCGCCGGCGCCAGCTGGACCATGGCGCTCGTGATGACCCTCGCGCTGGCGCTGCTGGGCATGGTCGCCTGGCGCCTGGCACCGCGCCTGAACGCGCTGGCGCTGGGCGAGGCCGCGGCGGCTCATGTCGGCGTGGACGTCGGCCGCCTGCGCCTGCAGGCGATCGGCTGCGTCGCGCTGCTGTCCGCGCTGGCCGTGGCCTGGTGCGGCAACATCGCCTTCATCGGCCTGATGGCGCCACATCTGGCGCGCCAGCTGGCCGGGGCCGACCAGCGCCAGGTGCTGCCCAATGCGATGCTGGCCGGCGCCCTGCTGCTGGTGCTGGCCGACACGCTGGCCCGCACCGTGGCCGTGCCGGCCGAGGTGCCGGTGGGCGTGTTCAGCGCTTTCATCGGCGCGCCCTGGTTCCTGTGGCTGCTGCGCGGCGCGGTGCGCCGCATGGGGAGCGCCTGATGACGGCCACGAAGCTGATGCAGCTGCAGCGCGCCACCCTGGCGCTGGACCGGCGCCGCACCTTGGGACCCTTCTCGCTGAACCTGCAGGCGGGCGAGCGTGTCGCCATCCTCGGCCCCAGCGGCGCCGGCAAATCCAGCCTGCTGAAGCTGATGGCCAATGAGGCGCCGCCCGCCAAGGGGCAGGTCTTGCTGGATGGCCGGCCGCTGAGCAGCTGGTCGCCGGCGGCGCTGGCGCAGCGCCGCGCGGTGCTGCCGCAAAGCCATGGCGTGGCCTTCGGCCTGCCGGTGGAGCTGGTGGTGGCGCTGGGCCGCGTCGCGCGCCGGGACGATGCGCGCCAGCCGCAGATCGTGCGCGAGGCGCTGGCCGCGGCCCAGGCCCAGCATCTGCTGGGCCGGCGCTTCGACACCCTGTCGGGCGGCGAGCAGGCGCGCGTGCAGCTGGCGCGCGTGTTCGCCCAGGCCTGGGACGCCGAGGGCGGCCTGCTGCTGGTCGACGAGCCGCTGGCCGCGCTGGACCCGGGCCTGGCGCTGGAGCTGATGCAGGCGATGGCCGACTTCGCGCGCCAGCGCGGCCATGCGCTGGTCGCGGTGCTGCATGACCTGACCCTGGCGCTGAACCATTTCGAGCGCCTGTGGCTGATCAAGGACGGCCGCGTGCTGGCCGACTGCGACGCGCTGCCGGCCGCGCTGCCCCTGCTGGAGCAGCTCTACGACATGCGTCTGCGCCTGCTGCGCGACGAGCTGGGCCTGGCCGTGCTGGCCAGCCCCTACCGGCAGGCGGCCTGATCTCTCCATCCATCCGGCCGCCGCCACACCCCATTCGCCTCGAGGAGCGACTTCCGCATGTGCGACAGCAAGAACAACAGCAATAGCAACATCTTCACGCCGCTGCTGGCCGCCGCACCCGAGCCGGCGCTGCGCCGCATCGCGCCGCTGCGCGGCAGCCACGCCGCCGGCCCGGCCGTGCCGCCGGACCCGCGCGGATCGCGCCGCCGGCGTCTGTGGGAGCTGCCCTCGCAGGCCCTGTGCCCGGTGATCGGCGTCTGCCTGCCGATGCCGGTGCTGCGCCGGCGCATCGGCAAGACCCTGGGCGGCGAGGCGATCGCCGGCGACTACGAGCTGCATTGCGGCGCGATCAATGAATGCGGCAGCCGCTCCTCGATCGCCGAGACTCTGCAGCGCGAGCTGGACCAGCGCTGCGCGATCGCGCTGCGCCAGTCGGCCCAGCACAAGACCACCGAGGCGCTGACGCGCTGGTGGGTGGCCGCCCAGTCCGGCACCGACGTGGCCGGTGCGCTGTGGGCCACCCTGACCCATGCGCGCTGCGACAACGCGCTACAGGAGCAGGTGCTGCGCGACATCCACATGCTGCAGCACCAGGTCGGCGCCGCCAACCGCGCGGACCTGCAGCGCCTGGAGGAGCTGAGCGACGAGCATGGCATCCTGACCCGCGAGCTGGCCCAGGCACAGTCGCGCAGCACCCGCCTGCTGGCCGAGCGCGCTGCGCAGATCGAGGCCCTGAGCGCCGACCGGCTGCGCCTGCGCGGCGAGCTGCTGGGCCGCGACACCCTGCTGGCCGGCCTGCGCGAGGAGCTGGCCCAGCTGGAGGCCGCGGTGCCGGGCCTGCGCCATCGCCAGGAGCAGGCGGATCAGATCAACCGCCAGCAGGAGCGCATCCACCTGATGGAGCGCGCGCTGCTGGCCGCGCAGCAGCAGGCCGAACGCGAACGCCGCCGCGCCGAGGAGCTGCAGCAGGAACTTTCGCGCGCGCAGCAGCAGCTGTCGCAGGCGGCCACCGAGTCCGAAGCCGGCGAGCTGACCCTGCCCGCGCTGCATGAGCGCTCGGTGCTCTGCGTCGGCGGCCGCCAGGCGGTGGTGCCGATCTACCGCCAGCTGATCGAGCGCACCGGCGGCCGCTTCCTGCACCACGACGGCGGCGAGGAAGACGCGGTGGCCAAGCTGGACGCCAGCCTGGCCGCGGCCGACCTGGTGATCTGCCAGACCGGCTGCATCAGCCACGACGCCTACTGGCGCGTCAAGGACCATTGCAAGCGTCACGGCAAGCGCTGCGTCTTCGTCGAGAAGCCGAGCGCGAGCAGCCTGCAGCGGGCGCTGGGTTCACTGGACGCTGAGACTGTCGAGGTCGATGGAGACCTGACCCAGCGATAGGGCGATCTGCAGGAGGCTTGATATCGCCGGCCTCTTGCTCAGACGTTCAGACTTCAGCCCTTGCCGAACAAGCGCCGGACTTCCGACCAGAACCGAGGGCCTTGCCACAACGAGAGCATCAGGCAAACCAGTCCCGACATCGTCGAGCCAAGTAGCAGCCATTCGTCGTACGGTCCGTAGCGCCATAGCCTTGCCATGAGATAGCCCCCGACAAGGAATCCCAGGACTGCCGCGCACAAATGCGGCAGCCACCAGAACATGCCCTCGTCATCACGCGACATGGCGGGCTCCCTCGAGGCGAATATGCGGCGCCGGATCGGATTGATGCTTCATCTGCTCAGTCATCACGACCCGATCATCCGGAATAGCAGCTGTACGAGACACGGGTCACGACCTCACCCGAGACGCCGAACTGCAGGCTGTCGCTCTCGCTCGCGTAGGTCTTGACCAAGCCCTTGTCATTCCTGGCGCTGGCACCCAGCGTGTTCCGCGCCAGAGCAACCGGCTGGCCGAGCTTGAAGCGCGTCAGGTGGTTCCATCGTGAACTTCTCAGATCGGCGTAGGTGATCATGAAGCGCGCAGGATCGTTGGAGAACTCGATGATGCCGAGCTCAAGCCCGTCGAAGTAGAGCGTCTTGCGCGTTGCCGTGTAGTCCTCCCAGTGCTCCACCTCGAAGGCCTGCTCACGCAGCAGGCCCCCTAGCTTCCTCAGCTTCCTTGCATCACCCGGCAGCTTCAAGCCCCAGGGACCGCCCACACAGCTGAGGGTCTGGACATAGACGGACTCATCTTGCGCATAGGCACCTGCGCAAATCAGAGAAGCAGCGAGGGTCGCGAGCCATGCCTTCATATGCAGAGTAGTTGCTGACGTGAGGAGTTGGGAGCCACGAGGTCTCTTGCGATGAAGCCTGCGAGGCCCACCGATTTTCTCGAATGAGATGACTGCTCAACCAGCTGGCAGCCCCCAGGCCTCCAGCACCGCCGCCCTGAGCGCCGCCAGCGCCGGCGCGGCCTGGCCCGCGCGGGCGGCGGGCAGCGCGGCCCAGCAGAGCCAGGTATGGCCGCGCCAGCCGGGCCAGATCACCAGCTGGCCCTGGCGCTGCGCCAGCTCGGCCAGGTCGGCGCGCACGATGCCGGCGCCCATGCCGCTGGCCACCATGCTCAGCACCAGGCCCTCGCGGTCCGCGGTCGCGCCGCCCTGCGGCGGCTCGCGGCCGGCGCTGCCGAACAGCTCGAGCTGCGAGCGCCGCAGCGAACAGCCCGGCGGCGTGCCGACCCAGGGCAGCGCGGCCAGGCCCGGCAGGTCCAGGCCCGGATGGGCGG
This genomic stretch from Roseateles sp. DAIF2 harbors:
- a CDS encoding ABC transporter ATP-binding protein, with product MTATKLMQLQRATLALDRRRTLGPFSLNLQAGERVAILGPSGAGKSSLLKLMANEAPPAKGQVLLDGRPLSSWSPAALAQRRAVLPQSHGVAFGLPVELVVALGRVARRDDARQPQIVREALAAAQAQHLLGRRFDTLSGGEQARVQLARVFAQAWDAEGGLLLVDEPLAALDPGLALELMQAMADFARQRGHALVAVLHDLTLALNHFERLWLIKDGRVLADCDALPAALPLLEQLYDMRLRLLRDELGLAVLASPYRQAA
- a CDS encoding iron ABC transporter permease, with the protein product MNTLSRPAPAGLGLQRLSRPALLGLALALTLVLVAQLGAVPIVAADWLNGPWSSDPKTGGAHVLWQLRLPRLLLAAAVGAALGLAGALAQALFRNPMAEPGLLGVTSGAAAAVALSLTLFAGLQLALPPSWRLWLLPLVGFAGALAVCFALERMARWLAPGSIAALLLCGLAIQALTFAIVGLCSFIASDEQLRAINFWTLGSIAGASWTMALVMTLALALLGMVAWRLAPRLNALALGEAAAAHVGVDVGRLRLQAIGCVALLSALAVAWCGNIAFIGLMAPHLARQLAGADQRQVLPNAMLAGALLLVLADTLARTVAVPAEVPVGVFSAFIGAPWFLWLLRGAVRRMGSA
- a CDS encoding DUF2325 domain-containing protein; this translates as MCDSKNNSNSNIFTPLLAAAPEPALRRIAPLRGSHAAGPAVPPDPRGSRRRRLWELPSQALCPVIGVCLPMPVLRRRIGKTLGGEAIAGDYELHCGAINECGSRSSIAETLQRELDQRCAIALRQSAQHKTTEALTRWWVAAQSGTDVAGALWATLTHARCDNALQEQVLRDIHMLQHQVGAANRADLQRLEELSDEHGILTRELAQAQSRSTRLLAERAAQIEALSADRLRLRGELLGRDTLLAGLREELAQLEAAVPGLRHRQEQADQINRQQERIHLMERALLAAQQQAERERRRAEELQQELSRAQQQLSQAATESEAGELTLPALHERSVLCVGGRQAVVPIYRQLIERTGGRFLHHDGGEEDAVAKLDASLAAADLVICQTGCISHDAYWRVKDHCKRHGKRCVFVEKPSASSLQRALGSLDAETVEVDGDLTQR